The following proteins come from a genomic window of Synechococcus sp. UW69:
- a CDS encoding magnesium chelatase subunit H, with the protein MFTQVRSADRRVAPVEGQNHKSVMKAVYVVLEPQYQNALTQAATALNASGGDLGIELSGYLIEELRDEDNYAGFCADVAEADVFIASLIFIEDLAQKVVDAVAPHRDRLKAAVVFPSMPEVMRLNKLGSFSMAQLGQSKSAIAGFMKKRKEAGGAGFQDAMLKLLNTLPTVLKYLPVEKAQDARSFMLSFQYWLGGTPDNLRNFLLMLADKYVFPAAEGDERPAMEVAEPEVFPDLGIWHPLAPSMFEDLKEYLNWTSSRTDLSEKALKGPVIGLVLQRSHIVTGDDAHYVAIIQELEFRGARVLPIFCGGLDFSKPVNAFFFDPLNPEQPLVDGIVSLTGFALVGGPARQDHPKAIESLKKLNRPYMVALPLVFQTTQEWEQSDLGLHPVQVALQIAIPELDGAIEPIVLSGRDDATGKAHTLQDRVDAIAERAIRWSSLRIKPRIDKKLAITVFSFPPDKGNVGTAAYLDVFGSIHRVMQEMKAKGYDVQGLPSTPRDLLEAVINDADAMQGSPELSIAHRMSVEEYERLTPYSERLEENWGKPPGNLNSDGQNLLVFGRHFGNVFVGVQPTFGYEGDPMRLLYSRSASPHHGFAAYYTYLQKIWKADAVLHFGTHGSLEFMPGKQMGMSETCYPDSLIGALPNLYYYAANNPSEATIAKRRGYASTISYLTPPAENAGLYRGLKELGELVGSYQQLREGGRGVQIVNTIIETARQCNLDKDVDLPEDDASSIDLEGRDALVGAVYRQLMEIESRLLPCGLHTIGKPPTAEEAIATLVNIAALEREEDGLRSLPGLLAEAIGRSIEDVYKGNDEGVLADVELNRTITETSRAAIGAMVRTLTGRDGRVSLRNSFGWFYDLLAKFGFKLPSPWLRACCTAGFVQIDATELDKLFAYLRFCLEQVCADMEMESLLKALDGEYILPGPGGDPIRNPGVLPSGKNIHALDPQAIPTRAAVAAAKGVVDKLIDRQREEQGTWPETIACVLWGTDNIKTYGESLAQILWFVGVKPMPDSVGRVNKLELIPLEELGRPRVDVVVNCSGVFRDLFINQMALIDQAVKMAAEADEPLEQNFVRKHALEQAEKEGTSLRDAACRVFSNASGSYSSNVNLAVENSTWEEEGELQEMYLSRKTFAFNADNPGEMNQKREVFENVMKTADVTFQNLDSAEISLTDVSHYFDSDPTKLIAGLRDDGKAPTSYIADTTTANAQVRSLSETIRLDSRTKLLNPKWYEGMLNSGYEGVREVSKRLNFTLGWSATSGAVDNFVYEEANETFINDPEMRKRLLELNPNSFRQIVGTLLEVHGRGYWETSDENIEQLQELYQEVEDRIEGVVTD; encoded by the coding sequence ATGTTCACACAGGTCCGCTCCGCCGATCGCCGCGTTGCTCCTGTGGAGGGTCAGAACCACAAATCCGTGATGAAGGCGGTTTATGTGGTGCTTGAGCCCCAGTATCAAAACGCCCTAACCCAGGCAGCTACTGCGCTTAACGCCTCTGGTGGAGATCTCGGAATCGAGCTGAGCGGCTACTTGATCGAGGAACTGCGAGACGAGGACAACTACGCCGGGTTCTGTGCAGACGTGGCCGAGGCGGATGTGTTTATCGCCTCGCTGATCTTCATCGAGGACCTGGCACAAAAGGTTGTTGATGCAGTGGCTCCTCACCGAGATCGCCTGAAAGCAGCGGTGGTCTTCCCGTCCATGCCCGAGGTGATGCGGCTCAACAAGCTGGGCAGCTTCTCCATGGCGCAGCTTGGTCAGAGCAAGAGCGCCATTGCTGGCTTCATGAAGAAGCGGAAGGAAGCCGGTGGCGCCGGTTTCCAAGACGCCATGCTCAAGCTGCTGAACACGCTGCCCACCGTTCTCAAGTACCTGCCGGTTGAAAAAGCGCAGGATGCCCGCAGCTTCATGCTGAGCTTTCAGTACTGGTTGGGGGGGACGCCCGACAACCTGCGCAATTTCCTGCTGATGCTGGCGGACAAGTACGTCTTTCCTGCAGCGGAAGGAGATGAACGTCCAGCGATGGAGGTGGCGGAGCCCGAGGTCTTCCCTGACCTTGGCATTTGGCACCCCCTTGCCCCTTCGATGTTTGAGGACCTCAAGGAGTATCTGAACTGGACGTCAAGTCGTACTGATCTTTCTGAGAAAGCCCTTAAGGGGCCCGTGATTGGTCTGGTGTTGCAGCGCAGCCACATCGTCACCGGTGACGATGCCCACTACGTCGCCATCATTCAGGAACTGGAGTTTCGCGGTGCGCGAGTCCTCCCGATCTTCTGCGGTGGTCTCGATTTCTCCAAGCCGGTAAACGCCTTCTTCTTCGACCCCCTGAATCCCGAGCAGCCCTTGGTGGATGGGATCGTCTCCCTGACGGGCTTTGCACTGGTCGGAGGGCCTGCTCGCCAGGACCACCCGAAAGCCATTGAATCCCTGAAGAAGCTCAATCGTCCATATATGGTCGCGCTTCCTCTTGTGTTCCAAACCACCCAGGAGTGGGAACAGAGCGACCTCGGCCTTCACCCTGTGCAGGTGGCCCTGCAAATCGCCATCCCTGAATTGGATGGCGCGATCGAGCCGATCGTTCTCTCCGGCCGCGACGATGCCACCGGCAAGGCACATACCCTTCAAGATCGTGTTGATGCCATCGCTGAGCGCGCGATTCGTTGGTCGTCGCTACGGATCAAGCCCCGGATCGACAAGAAGCTGGCGATCACGGTGTTCAGCTTCCCTCCCGACAAGGGCAATGTCGGAACGGCGGCCTATCTCGACGTCTTCGGTTCCATCCATCGGGTGATGCAGGAGATGAAGGCGAAGGGCTACGACGTGCAGGGCTTGCCTTCGACGCCTCGTGATCTGCTGGAGGCGGTGATCAACGACGCCGATGCCATGCAGGGCTCGCCGGAGCTTTCCATTGCCCATCGGATGAGCGTTGAGGAATACGAACGCCTGACCCCTTACTCCGAGAGGCTTGAAGAGAACTGGGGCAAGCCTCCCGGCAATCTCAACAGCGATGGCCAAAATTTGCTGGTCTTCGGTCGCCACTTCGGCAATGTCTTTGTCGGCGTTCAGCCCACCTTCGGCTACGAAGGCGACCCCATGCGCTTGCTCTACTCCCGTAGTGCAAGTCCCCACCATGGATTTGCTGCCTACTACACCTATCTGCAGAAGATCTGGAAGGCCGATGCGGTGCTCCACTTCGGCACCCATGGCTCCCTGGAGTTCATGCCCGGCAAGCAGATGGGCATGAGTGAAACCTGCTACCCCGATTCATTGATCGGTGCCCTCCCAAACCTCTATTACTACGCCGCCAATAACCCCTCGGAAGCCACCATCGCCAAGCGTCGTGGCTACGCCTCGACCATCAGCTACCTCACCCCACCGGCTGAAAATGCAGGCCTCTACCGGGGTCTGAAGGAGTTGGGTGAGCTTGTTGGTTCCTACCAACAGCTGCGTGAAGGTGGCCGCGGCGTTCAAATCGTCAACACCATCATTGAGACGGCGCGTCAGTGCAACCTCGATAAGGATGTCGACCTGCCCGAAGACGACGCCTCTTCCATCGACCTGGAAGGGCGCGATGCCTTGGTCGGTGCCGTCTACCGACAGTTGATGGAGATCGAGAGCCGTCTTCTGCCCTGTGGTCTCCACACCATCGGTAAACCTCCCACTGCAGAGGAAGCCATTGCCACATTGGTGAACATCGCTGCTCTGGAGCGTGAGGAGGATGGCCTCCGTTCGCTTCCCGGATTGTTGGCTGAAGCGATAGGTCGTTCCATCGAGGATGTCTACAAAGGCAATGACGAGGGTGTGCTCGCCGACGTTGAGCTCAATCGCACGATCACGGAGACATCCCGAGCTGCGATCGGAGCCATGGTCCGTACGCTCACCGGTCGTGACGGCCGGGTCAGCTTGCGCAACAGCTTTGGCTGGTTCTACGACCTCCTGGCCAAGTTTGGTTTCAAGCTGCCCTCCCCCTGGCTGCGGGCCTGCTGCACCGCTGGCTTCGTTCAGATCGACGCCACCGAGCTCGACAAGCTCTTTGCTTACCTGCGCTTCTGTCTCGAGCAGGTGTGTGCCGACATGGAGATGGAGAGTCTGTTGAAGGCTCTTGATGGCGAATACATCCTTCCGGGTCCTGGTGGCGACCCGATTCGTAATCCTGGCGTGCTGCCCAGTGGCAAGAACATCCATGCACTGGACCCGCAGGCGATTCCTACCCGCGCTGCGGTCGCAGCAGCCAAGGGTGTTGTTGACAAGCTGATTGACCGTCAGCGCGAGGAGCAGGGCACATGGCCCGAGACCATTGCCTGTGTGCTCTGGGGAACTGACAACATCAAGACCTACGGCGAATCCCTGGCTCAGATCCTCTGGTTCGTTGGTGTCAAGCCGATGCCGGATTCCGTTGGTCGAGTCAACAAACTCGAGCTGATTCCTCTGGAAGAACTCGGACGCCCCCGTGTTGATGTGGTGGTGAACTGCTCCGGTGTGTTCCGTGATCTGTTCATCAACCAGATGGCCCTGATTGATCAGGCCGTGAAAATGGCGGCCGAGGCCGATGAGCCCCTGGAGCAGAACTTCGTGCGCAAGCATGCCCTGGAGCAGGCGGAGAAGGAAGGAACCAGTCTTCGGGATGCAGCCTGCCGGGTGTTTTCCAATGCCAGCGGCAGCTATAGCTCCAACGTGAATCTGGCTGTTGAAAACAGCACCTGGGAAGAGGAGGGCGAACTTCAGGAGATGTATCTCTCTCGTAAGACTTTTGCCTTCAATGCCGACAATCCTGGCGAGATGAACCAGAAGCGGGAGGTGTTCGAGAACGTGATGAAGACCGCGGATGTCACCTTCCAGAACTTGGACTCTGCTGAGATCTCCCTCACCGATGTGAGCCACTACTTCGATTCCGACCCCACAAAGTTGATTGCCGGACTTCGTGACGACGGCAAAGCTCCCACCAGCTATATCGCTGATACCACCACGGCCAACGCCCAGGTTCGCTCGTTGAGCGAAACCATTCGATTGGATTCACGCACAAAGTTGCTGAACCCCAAGTGGTATGAGGGCATGCTTAATTCCGGATATGAGGGTGTGCGTGAGGTTTCAAAACGGCTCAACTTCACTCTGGGCTGGAGTGCCACTAGTGGCGCCGTCGACAATTTTGTCTACGAGGAAGCCAATGAAACCTTCATCAATGATCCGGAGATGCGCAAGCGTCTGCTGGAACTGAACCCCAATAGTTTCCGCCAAATTGTGGGCACGCTTCTCGAGGTGCATGGTCGGGGTTATTGGGAGACCTCAGACGAAAACATCGAGCAGTTGCAGGAGCTTTATCAAGAAGTGGAGGATCGTATTGAGGGTGTTGTTACAGACTAA
- a CDS encoding ABC transporter ATP-binding protein — protein MLTPSQAGFRRLLPLLRPHLRELLWGGCCMVVYVGSFPLLVQLAGDLFPALGSGDLTRVLHLIGLALLIFAVQKIAQFGQDSLLAGPALLVSQGLRRDLFRRLQTVELGALEKLSAGDLTYRFTEDADRVSEVLYKTIHDTVPSVLQLLAVLGMMLWLDWKLTLAILLLAPVIVWLISLFGARVMAATERSQQKVSELAGLLGEAIEGLPLVRAFAAEPWLQDRFETEIDQHRQARHRTYSLVALQHPVVGIIEVVGLFAVLALGAWRIQTGDLSIAGLSSYLTGLIVLIDPIAHVTNNFNEFQQGQASLRRLRQIEREPQEAADPAEAQSIGTLKGDLVFDQVSFGYDPAEPVLQQLDLWVDAGQVLAIVGPSGAGKSTLLSLLLRFNTVQQGQIRLDGTDISLMRARELRQQVALVPQRTTVFSGTISEAIRFGRRATDDEVRHAARLANADEFIRSLPRGYDTQLEERGTNVSGGQLQRIAIARAVLGNPALLLLDEATSALDAEAEAAVQLGLKQAMKGRTVLVIAHRLATVQEADRIVVLEKGAVVDRGTHDELMQRGGRYRELCERQFIRDRQTS, from the coding sequence ATGCTGACACCATCCCAGGCCGGTTTCCGCCGACTGCTGCCGCTGCTCCGCCCCCACCTGCGTGAACTGCTCTGGGGGGGCTGCTGCATGGTCGTCTACGTCGGTAGTTTTCCGCTCCTCGTTCAGCTGGCAGGAGATCTGTTTCCCGCATTGGGGTCGGGTGATCTCACCCGAGTGCTTCACCTGATTGGCTTGGCGTTACTGATCTTTGCTGTTCAGAAAATCGCTCAGTTCGGCCAGGACTCTCTGCTGGCCGGTCCTGCTCTGCTGGTGAGCCAGGGGTTACGTCGGGATCTGTTCCGTCGCTTGCAGACCGTTGAGCTCGGTGCGCTTGAGAAGCTCTCGGCCGGTGATCTCACCTACCGCTTTACGGAAGACGCTGATCGCGTCAGTGAAGTCCTCTACAAGACCATCCACGACACAGTCCCAAGCGTGCTGCAGCTCCTCGCGGTGCTGGGGATGATGCTCTGGCTCGACTGGAAGCTGACGCTTGCCATCCTGTTGCTTGCGCCTGTGATCGTCTGGCTGATCAGCCTGTTTGGTGCTCGCGTCATGGCAGCCACCGAACGCAGTCAGCAAAAGGTGAGCGAATTGGCCGGTTTGCTGGGTGAGGCGATTGAGGGCTTGCCTTTGGTGCGAGCTTTCGCGGCTGAGCCCTGGCTGCAGGACCGTTTCGAGACGGAGATTGACCAGCACCGGCAGGCCCGTCACCGCACCTACAGCCTTGTGGCTCTCCAGCATCCGGTGGTCGGCATCATCGAGGTGGTGGGCCTGTTTGCGGTGTTGGCGCTCGGCGCCTGGCGAATCCAGACCGGTGATCTGAGCATTGCCGGGCTGAGCAGTTATTTGACGGGACTGATCGTGCTGATCGATCCCATTGCGCACGTCACCAACAACTTCAACGAATTCCAGCAGGGACAGGCATCGCTGCGACGTCTGCGTCAGATCGAAAGAGAACCACAAGAGGCCGCTGATCCAGCGGAGGCGCAATCCATCGGCACTCTCAAGGGGGATCTGGTCTTTGACCAGGTGAGCTTTGGCTATGACCCTGCCGAGCCGGTGCTGCAACAGCTGGATCTGTGGGTCGATGCGGGCCAGGTGTTGGCCATCGTTGGGCCCTCAGGTGCTGGCAAAAGCACCCTGCTGTCGCTCCTGCTGCGCTTCAACACGGTGCAACAGGGCCAGATTCGTCTCGATGGCACCGACATCAGCCTGATGCGTGCCCGTGAGCTGCGTCAGCAGGTGGCCCTGGTTCCCCAGAGAACCACCGTGTTCTCTGGAACGATTTCGGAAGCCATCCGGTTTGGACGTCGCGCGACGGACGACGAGGTTCGTCATGCCGCGCGTTTGGCCAATGCAGATGAGTTCATCCGTTCCTTGCCTCGTGGTTACGACACCCAGTTGGAAGAAAGAGGGACCAACGTTTCTGGTGGACAACTGCAGAGAATCGCCATTGCTCGTGCGGTCTTAGGCAATCCAGCGCTGTTGCTGCTTGATGAGGCCACCAGTGCTCTCGATGCTGAGGCGGAGGCTGCGGTTCAACTCGGTCTCAAGCAGGCGATGAAAGGACGAACGGTGTTGGTCATCGCTCATCGTTTGGCAACGGTGCAGGAGGCGGATCGAATTGTGGTTCTTGAGAAAGGTGCTGTTGTTGATCGAGGAACCCACGATGAGCTGATGCAGCGTGGTGGGCGTTACCGCGAGTTGTGCGAACGCCAGTTCATAAGGGATCGGCAGACGTCCTGA
- the tpiA gene encoding triose-phosphate isomerase produces the protein MRRPVIAGNWKMHMTCAQSREFMAAFLPLIADTPDDRDLVLAPPFTAVSTMADLSQGSRLCLSSQNVHWEGQGAFTGEISPAMLKEHGVTHTIVGHSEPRKYFSESDEQINHRARSSQSNGLIPIVCVGESDEQRERGEAERVIRRQIEQGLEGLDAEKLVVAYEPIWAIGTGKTCEAEEANRICGLIRSWVGSPDLVIQYGGSVKPTNIDQLMGMSDIDGVLVGGASLEPESFARIANYQTA, from the coding sequence GTGCGAAGACCGGTGATCGCTGGCAACTGGAAAATGCACATGACGTGTGCCCAGTCGCGGGAGTTCATGGCGGCCTTCCTGCCGTTAATCGCTGACACCCCTGACGACCGCGACCTGGTCTTGGCACCACCGTTCACGGCGGTATCCACAATGGCGGATCTCAGCCAAGGCTCCCGCCTTTGTCTCTCCAGCCAGAACGTGCACTGGGAAGGCCAAGGAGCTTTTACTGGCGAGATCTCCCCTGCAATGCTCAAGGAGCATGGGGTCACCCACACGATCGTGGGCCACAGCGAACCAAGAAAATATTTCAGTGAAAGCGACGAGCAAATCAACCACCGAGCCAGGTCATCCCAATCGAACGGTTTAATTCCGATCGTTTGTGTCGGTGAAAGTGATGAGCAACGCGAACGCGGCGAAGCCGAACGGGTGATTCGACGCCAAATCGAGCAGGGTCTGGAGGGACTCGACGCCGAGAAGTTAGTCGTGGCCTACGAACCGATCTGGGCGATCGGAACAGGCAAAACCTGCGAAGCCGAGGAAGCAAACCGTATCTGCGGTCTGATCCGGAGCTGGGTCGGCTCCCCTGATCTCGTGATCCAGTACGGAGGGTCCGTCAAACCCACCAACATCGATCAGTTGATGGGCATGAGCGATATCGATGGGGTGCTTGTGGGGGGCGCTTCCCTGGAACCCGAAAGCTTTGCCCGCATTGCGAATTACCAAACCGCTTGA
- the folP gene encoding dihydropteroate synthase, translating into MRITKPLDSGAWPQGWRQRTTVMGVINITPDSFSDGGRFLASERALAEAQRQLNNGADVLDLGAQSTRPGAEEVGEEEELRRLLPALKTIRERCPDALISVDTFLAPVAARALEAGASWINDVSGGRRDPDLLRVVADAGCPVVLMHSRGNSQSMDQLTSYSDVVADVKGALVERSEAAIKAGVQESQIIWDPGLGFAKTHEQNLQLLRDLEQLTRGPRPVLVGPSRKRFIGAVLDEPRPKARLWGTAAVACRCAQAGAAVLRVHDVGPISQTLRMAAALW; encoded by the coding sequence TTGCGAATTACCAAACCGCTTGACTCAGGGGCCTGGCCCCAGGGCTGGCGCCAACGCACGACGGTGATGGGGGTCATCAACATCACCCCCGACTCCTTCAGTGATGGAGGAAGGTTCCTTGCAAGCGAACGTGCCCTCGCTGAAGCGCAGCGGCAACTGAACAACGGGGCCGACGTGTTGGATCTGGGCGCCCAGAGCACCCGACCTGGCGCGGAGGAGGTGGGTGAAGAGGAGGAATTGCGCAGGCTCCTGCCAGCACTGAAAACCATCCGGGAACGGTGCCCAGACGCCCTGATCTCCGTCGACACGTTTCTCGCTCCGGTTGCCGCCAGGGCACTGGAGGCAGGTGCAAGCTGGATCAATGATGTGAGCGGTGGCAGACGCGACCCCGATCTGCTGCGGGTGGTCGCCGATGCCGGGTGTCCAGTGGTGCTGATGCACAGCCGCGGCAACAGTCAAAGCATGGATCAACTCACGAGCTACTCCGATGTCGTAGCGGATGTGAAAGGAGCGTTAGTGGAGCGCAGTGAGGCCGCCATCAAGGCGGGCGTCCAAGAAAGCCAGATCATCTGGGACCCAGGCCTTGGTTTCGCCAAGACTCACGAGCAGAACCTGCAACTGCTGCGGGATCTGGAACAACTGACCCGGGGGCCTCGACCTGTGCTGGTCGGCCCTTCACGCAAACGCTTCATTGGTGCCGTGCTCGACGAACCGAGACCAAAGGCGCGGCTCTGGGGAACCGCTGCGGTTGCCTGCCGTTGTGCTCAGGCCGGTGCAGCCGTGCTGAGGGTGCACGATGTGGGTCCAATCAGCCAGACACTACGCATGGCTGCCGCACTCTGGTGA
- a CDS encoding RNA-binding S4 domain-containing protein codes for MKLDQFLKWKGWVSTGGEAKQRIQMGEVEVNGSVETRRGRQLSSGDRVVLAGEESVVGSENAAGP; via the coding sequence ATGAAGCTGGATCAGTTCCTGAAATGGAAGGGTTGGGTGTCCACAGGTGGTGAAGCGAAACAGCGCATTCAGATGGGTGAGGTGGAAGTCAATGGAAGCGTTGAAACCCGGCGAGGACGCCAACTTTCCTCGGGAGATCGGGTTGTGCTTGCTGGGGAGGAGTCCGTTGTGGGGAGCGAAAACGCGGCCGGGCCGTAA
- a CDS encoding DUF6447 family protein, with protein MTDSAANNPVLTFEGKRYDLNTLPDELKELVRGMQVADAQLRMHEDTLKVLAVGRQSLATQLNDKLQSVTPLPDGQD; from the coding sequence ATGACTGACTCTGCAGCCAACAACCCTGTCTTGACGTTTGAGGGCAAGCGCTACGACCTCAATACACTCCCTGATGAGCTCAAGGAGCTTGTGCGTGGCATGCAGGTCGCCGATGCTCAGCTGCGGATGCATGAAGACACCCTCAAGGTTCTGGCTGTAGGACGTCAGAGCCTCGCCACGCAGCTGAATGACAAGCTTCAGTCCGTTACCCCGCTGCCTGATGGTCAGGACTGA
- a CDS encoding GlcNAc-transferase family protein: protein MTVTIFVQIAAYRDPDLPATLHNLIERAAQPERLRFGICLQLADNDPNHWGTNAFPDHPQISVCSFRASDSLGACWARRQAQSFYGGEDFLLQIDSHMRAVEHWDELLLMTWAECSDPGAVLSVYPNGFQPPCFLQTSTLPVMGADGFDDNGILRFQGISRFRLPEQQPERPIPGAFIAGGFLFGPGSIASRVPYDPGLYFYGEEVAMSARLWTSGFNIYAPNRLLLFHLYKTEATPVEPSANHWSDHDNWLELNRKSLVRVHTLLQSLDRAPQQLRPTARDVTDIHDYWLGEQRSLHDYERWAGVNFRTSEISESAERGHFSTTQN, encoded by the coding sequence GTGACTGTCACGATCTTCGTGCAGATTGCGGCTTACCGAGACCCAGATCTTCCGGCCACACTTCACAACCTGATCGAGAGGGCAGCCCAGCCAGAACGCCTGCGCTTCGGCATCTGCCTGCAACTTGCCGATAACGATCCGAACCATTGGGGGACCAATGCGTTTCCGGATCATCCTCAGATCAGCGTCTGCTCGTTTCGTGCTTCTGACAGCCTGGGAGCCTGCTGGGCGCGACGACAGGCTCAGAGTTTTTACGGCGGGGAAGATTTTCTGCTCCAGATCGACAGTCATATGCGCGCTGTGGAGCACTGGGATGAGCTGCTGCTCATGACCTGGGCGGAATGCAGCGATCCAGGTGCAGTTCTGAGTGTTTACCCCAATGGCTTCCAGCCACCGTGCTTCCTACAGACGTCAACACTGCCGGTCATGGGAGCCGACGGCTTTGACGACAACGGCATTCTCAGGTTCCAAGGCATCAGTCGTTTCCGATTGCCAGAACAACAGCCTGAGCGTCCAATCCCCGGGGCATTCATCGCCGGAGGATTCCTTTTCGGGCCTGGGTCGATCGCCAGCAGAGTGCCCTACGACCCAGGGCTCTATTTCTATGGGGAGGAAGTGGCCATGTCGGCACGGCTGTGGACCTCAGGCTTCAATATTTACGCCCCGAACCGTCTGCTGCTTTTCCATCTCTACAAAACGGAAGCCACACCGGTCGAGCCATCAGCCAACCATTGGAGCGATCACGACAACTGGTTGGAGCTGAACCGAAAATCCTTGGTGCGGGTGCACACGCTCCTGCAAAGCCTTGATCGCGCTCCTCAGCAACTGAGGCCGACGGCCCGTGACGTGACTGACATCCACGACTACTGGCTTGGAGAGCAACGCTCCCTGCATGACTACGAGCGATGGGCGGGGGTGAATTTCAGGACGTCAGAGATCAGCGAAAGTGCTGAGCGTGGTCATTTCAGCACAACGCAAAACTGA
- a CDS encoding sodium:alanine symporter family protein, translating to MGGVESTIQAINGPINSVVWGWPTVILIAATGILLMVGLRFMPLQRLGYGISMMLRPAASQTEGEITPFQALMTSLSATIGTGNIAGVAGAIAVGGPGAVFWMWIIAIFGIATKYAEAVLAVQFRETDGEGNHVGGPMYYIRNGLGSGWSWMAGLFALFGMLAGFGIGNGVQAFEVSSALSLIGIPKLVTGIVLAALVFAVVIGGIKRIAQAASAIVPLMSILYVAACLLVLLLNLGGVPEAFATIFSNAFSGKAAAGGALGQVVLMGFKRGIFSNEAGLGSAPIAHAAARTDDPVRQGTVAMLGTFIDTLIICTMTALVIITTKANLILDAAGEKLSGADLSIAAFNTGISGSGVVVTLGLVVFAFTTILGWSFYGERCTTYLFGESAVMPFRLVWVAVVVIGAVAGDRGVIWSIADTLNGLMALPNLVALLLLSGTVFKLTKAYKFSD from the coding sequence ATGGGCGGAGTCGAGTCGACCATTCAGGCCATCAATGGCCCGATCAACAGTGTCGTTTGGGGATGGCCCACCGTCATTTTGATTGCCGCGACCGGCATTCTCTTGATGGTGGGGTTGCGGTTCATGCCGCTGCAAAGGCTGGGATATGGCATCTCGATGATGCTCCGCCCTGCTGCATCACAAACCGAAGGGGAGATCACGCCCTTTCAGGCGCTGATGACATCCTTGTCCGCCACGATCGGCACAGGGAACATCGCCGGTGTTGCAGGGGCGATCGCCGTTGGCGGGCCTGGAGCCGTCTTCTGGATGTGGATCATCGCGATCTTCGGTATCGCAACCAAATACGCCGAAGCGGTGCTTGCGGTTCAATTCCGTGAAACCGACGGGGAAGGCAACCATGTCGGTGGCCCGATGTATTACATCCGCAATGGGCTCGGCAGCGGCTGGAGCTGGATGGCGGGCCTGTTTGCTCTCTTCGGCATGTTGGCTGGCTTTGGCATCGGCAATGGGGTTCAGGCCTTTGAGGTTTCGTCTGCCTTGAGCCTGATTGGCATTCCGAAGCTGGTCACCGGAATCGTTCTGGCAGCACTTGTTTTTGCCGTTGTGATCGGAGGCATCAAGCGCATCGCCCAAGCGGCTTCAGCCATCGTTCCCCTGATGTCGATCCTCTACGTAGCGGCATGCTTATTGGTGCTGCTTCTCAATCTGGGGGGCGTACCTGAAGCCTTCGCAACGATTTTCTCCAACGCCTTCTCCGGCAAAGCAGCTGCCGGTGGTGCTCTTGGTCAGGTGGTGCTGATGGGTTTCAAACGGGGCATCTTCTCCAATGAAGCAGGCCTCGGCAGCGCACCAATCGCTCACGCTGCCGCAAGAACCGATGACCCCGTTCGACAGGGCACGGTGGCCATGCTGGGCACCTTCATCGACACCCTGATCATCTGCACGATGACCGCTCTGGTGATCATTACCACCAAAGCCAATCTGATCCTCGATGCAGCTGGCGAAAAACTAAGCGGCGCAGACCTCTCCATCGCTGCCTTCAACACCGGAATCTCCGGCAGTGGCGTGGTGGTCACGCTGGGGTTGGTGGTCTTTGCCTTCACCACCATTCTGGGCTGGAGCTTCTACGGCGAACGCTGCACCACGTACCTGTTCGGTGAGTCTGCCGTGATGCCGTTCCGTCTGGTTTGGGTGGCTGTTGTTGTGATCGGCGCTGTGGCCGGTGACCGTGGCGTGATCTGGTCGATTGCCGACACGCTGAACGGGCTGATGGCCCTCCCCAACCTTGTTGCCCTTCTGCTTCTCTCGGGAACAGTGTTCAAACTCACCAAGGCTTACAAGTTCAGCGACTGA